From Zingiber officinale cultivar Zhangliang chromosome 5B, Zo_v1.1, whole genome shotgun sequence, the proteins below share one genomic window:
- the LOC121985567 gene encoding uncharacterized protein LOC121985567 isoform X1, which yields MESLLIPRTRPPLHLLPRIGRSRIRSSSGGGSRASTIATARTITSTAPAWLAAAVLFASLAAPSPALDPRYDVPQTLSGEDKKGARIQRPKSRLAERCVGKCVTTCILGGAGSPGAEGPLNVRRYNLKLLFTSLSNQIVKNQIHAIILRTQASCCLQERISQSSVLFTGVLRYL from the exons ATGGAGAGCTTACTGATCCCGAGGACTCGCCCTCCTCTTCACCTTCTGCCACGGATCGGCAGAAGCAGAATCAGAAGCAGCAGCGGAGGCGGAAGCAGAGCAAGCACAATAGCAACGGCAAGGACGATTACGAGCACGGCGCCTGCGTGGCTGGCCGCTGCCGTCCTCTTCGCCTCCCTCGCCGCGCCATCTCCGGCGCTCGACCCGCGGTACGACGTGCCGCAGACGCTTTCCG GGGAGGACAAGAAGGGGGCGAGGATACAGCGGCCGAAGTCGAGGCTAGCGGAAAGATGCGTGGGCAAGTGCGTCACCACCTGCATTCTCGGCGGCGCCGGTTCGCCTGGCGCCGAAGGACCGCTCAATGTGAGAAGGTACAATCTTAAGCTTCTTTTCACGTCCTTGTCGAATCAAATCGTCAAGAATCAAATTCATGCCATTATCCTCCGCACGCAGGCCTCTTGTTGTCTTCAAGAACGGATTTCGCAGTCGTCAGTACTG TTTACTGGAGTGCTCCGATATCTGTAA
- the LOC121985567 gene encoding uncharacterized protein LOC121985567 isoform X2, with protein sequence MESLLIPRTRPPLHLLPRIGRSRIRSSSGGGSRASTIATARTITSTAPAWLAAAVLFASLAAPSPALDPRYDVPQTLSGEDKKGARIQRPKSRLAERCVGKCVTTCILGGAGSPGAEGPLNVRRPLVVFKNGFRSRQYCLLECSDICNLIKDGEDGP encoded by the exons ATGGAGAGCTTACTGATCCCGAGGACTCGCCCTCCTCTTCACCTTCTGCCACGGATCGGCAGAAGCAGAATCAGAAGCAGCAGCGGAGGCGGAAGCAGAGCAAGCACAATAGCAACGGCAAGGACGATTACGAGCACGGCGCCTGCGTGGCTGGCCGCTGCCGTCCTCTTCGCCTCCCTCGCCGCGCCATCTCCGGCGCTCGACCCGCGGTACGACGTGCCGCAGACGCTTTCCG GGGAGGACAAGAAGGGGGCGAGGATACAGCGGCCGAAGTCGAGGCTAGCGGAAAGATGCGTGGGCAAGTGCGTCACCACCTGCATTCTCGGCGGCGCCGGTTCGCCTGGCGCCGAAGGACCGCTCAATGTGAGAAG GCCTCTTGTTGTCTTCAAGAACGGATTTCGCAGTCGTCAGTACTG TTTACTGGAGTGCTCCGATATCTGTAACTTGATCAAGGACGGAGAAGATGGCCCCTGA
- the LOC121985566 gene encoding pentatricopeptide repeat-containing protein At3g14730-like yields the protein MLAKPFVALLGRRLLPSLPLLRAFHSNLHACVSLLQLCAARRDLTRSRELHAHLLTTGLHSSRFAISALISLYSKCARPVEALSVFLSDRTPTPDLFVWNAALSALASNGLPADALRLFRRLFSEVGLSPDEFTFPCAIKACSDLGDSDVLQEIHAALFKVGFSDEMFAASALVHAYLKMGLWDEAEQVFDVLPQRDVVLWNSMVNGFAHLGQFARSLDYFRRMINEGVIPSKYTVTGILSVFTAGADLRNGKKIHAFVLKTRYDNEISVSNSLINLYGKCHLLEDAERIFESMQEKDVVSWNSMISAYQYSAHHSKTLQLFCQMRRNGIMLDAITVAAVLPACSHLAALRLGREIHGLAITSSMSAKDVFVVNALMDMYAKCGSLEEARLVFDRMLEPNVTSWNIMIDAYGIHGLGAEAVDLFEQMVGVGLTPDEITFVGVLSACSHAGLVETGKELLHRMESEFGLTPAMEHYSSVADMLGRAGFLEEAKGVAEKAGVRGAGVWRAYLAACRMHGEAGQAVEAAERVVEMEPQGSGSYVLMASAYGGAGKFNELAEVRSQMSQKGVRKAPGCSWVEVAGARLHAFVAGDQNHPEAEEIYTALHGLFGWMREELGHSTEVIAFHGE from the coding sequence ATGCTTGCTAAGCCCTTCGTCGCGCTCCTCGGCCGCCGCCTCCTCCCGTCCCTTCCTCTTCTCCGGGCCTTTCACTCTAATCTCCACGCGTGCGTTTCCCTGCTTCAGCTCTGTGCCGCCCGCCGCGACCTCACCAGGTCCAGAGAGCTCCATGCCCACCTCCTCACCACCGGCCTCCACTCCTCCCGGTTCGCCATCTCCGCTCTCATCTCCCTCTACTCCAAGTGCGCCCGACCTGTCGAGGCTCTCTCTGTCTTCCTCTCCGATCGAACCCCAACCCCCGACCTCTTCGTCTGGAATGCCGCCCTCTCTGCCCTCGCCTCCAACGGCCTCCCTGCTGACGCCCTCCGCCTCTTCCGCCGCCTCTTCTCGGAAGTCGGCCTTTCCCCGGATGAGTTCACCTTCCCTTGCGCCATCAAAGCCTGCTCCGATCTCGGTGATTCCGACGTGCTCCAGGAAATTCACGCCGCGCTGTTCAAGGTCGGGTTTTCAGATGAGATGTTCGCTGCTAGCGCTTTGGTCCATGCTTACTTGAAAATGGGGCTTTGGGACGAGGCGGAACAGGTGTTCGATGTATTGCCGCAGAGGGATGTCGTCCTCTGGAATTCCATGGTGAACGGCTTTGCGCATTTGGGCCAGTTTGCTCGCTCTTTGGATTACTTCCGCCGGATGATAAACGAAGGTGTCATCCCGAGCAAGTACACTGTTACCGGCATTCTCTCTGTGTTCACCGCGGGGGCTGATCTCAGAAATGGCAAAAAGATTCATGCTTTCGTGTTAAAGACGAGATATGATAATGAGATTTCTGTCTCAAACTCCCTCATAAACCTCTACGGTAAGTGCCACTTGCTGGAGGATGCAGAGCGGATCTTCGAGTCAATGCAGGAGAAGGATGTGGTCTCATGGAACTCAATGATTTCTGCCTACCAGTACTCCGCCCACCACTCAAAGACTCTCCAGCTTTTTTGTCAGATGAGACGCAATGGGATAATGCTGGATGCTATCACAGTTGCTGCCGTCCTTCCAGCTTGCTCTCACTTGGCAGCTCTAAGGCTTGGGAGAGAGATACATGGACTTGCCATTACAAGCAGCATGAGTGCTAAAGATGTATTTGTGGTGAATGCCTTGATGGATATGTACGCAAAATGTGGTAGTTTGGAGGAAGCAAGACTCGTGTTTGATAGAATGCTAGAACCCAATGTGACCTCATGGAATATTATGATTGACGCATATGGTATTCATGGTCTGGGTGCAGAGGCTGTTGATTTATTTGAGCAGATGGTGGGAGTAGGCCTGACCCCTGATGAGATAACATTTGTTGGTGTGTTATCAGCATGCAGCCATGCTGGGTTAGTGGAAACAGGAAAAGAATTGCTTCATCGAATGGAGTCAGAATTTGGATTAACACCTGCAATGGAACACTATTCGTCTGTAGCAGACATGTTGGGTCGAGCTGGCTTTCTCGAGGAGGCAAAGGGGGTTGCAGAGAAGGCAGGAGTGAGAGGTGCTGGTGTTTGGAGGGCATATTTAGCTGCATGTCGAATGCATGGGGAAGCAGGACAAGCAGTAGAGGCAGCAGAGAGAGTAGTGGAAATGGAACCTCAAGGAAGTGGGAGTTATGTGCTTATGGCAAGTGCTTATGGTGGCGCTGGAAAATTCAATGAGTTAGCAGAAGTAAGGAGCCAAATGAGTCAAAAAGGGGTAAGGAAAGCCCCTGGGTGCAGCTGGGTGGAGGTGGCAGGAGCAAGATTGCATGCATTCGTTGCAGGTGACCAGAATCACCCAGAGGCAGAGGAGATCTACACAGCACTGCATGGTCTGTTTGGTTGGATGAGGGAGGAGTTGGGGCATTCTACAGAGGTGATTGCATTTCATGGCGAGTGA
- the LOC121985569 gene encoding 60S ribosomal protein L12-1, protein MPPKLDPSQVVDVFVRVTGGEVGAASSLAPKIGPLGLSPKKIGEDIAKETAKDWKGLRVTVKLTVQNRQAKVTVVPSAAALVIKALKEPERDRKKTKNIKHNGNISLDDVTEIARVMRPRSMAKDLSGTVKEILGTCVSVGCTVDGKDPKDLQQEISDGEAEVPLE, encoded by the coding sequence ATGCCGCCCAAGTTAGATCCGTCGCAGGTAGTGGACGTCTTCGTCCGTGTCACTGGCGGCGAAGTGGGTGCCGCCAGCTCCCTGGCGCCGAAGATAGGCCCGTTGGGTCTCTCCCCGAAGAAGATCGGAGAGGACATCGCCAAGGAGACCGCCAAGGACTGGAAGGGCCTCCGCGTCACGGTCAAGCTCACCGTGCAGAACCGTCAGGCCAAGGTTACCGTGGTCCCCTCCGCTGCCGCCCTCGTCATCAAGGCCCTGAAGGAGCCCGAGCGCGACCGCAAGAAGACCAAGAACATCAAACACAACGGCAACATCTCCCTCGACGACGTCACCGAGATTGCAAGGGTCATGCGGCCCAGGTCCATGGCCAAGGACCTCTCCGGCACCGTCAAGGAGATCCTAGGAACCTGCGTCTCCGTCGGATGCACTGTCGACGGGAAGGACCCCAAGGACCTTCAGCAGGAGATCAGCGATGGGGAGGCCGAGGTGCCGCTCGAGTGA